The genomic interval CGAGCTGGAGCGCCCACCCCGTCCCGGCGGACTCACCGGAAGGGGCGCACCGACGGGGGTTCGCGCCCTGTGGGCAAGGTTCACACCTTGCCGGTGTCAGTCGGTGTCCGTCCCGCCCTGCTTGACCAGGGTGTACATGACGGAACGCTGTTGCTTGTGGCGGCGGATACGGCCCTTGGCGACCAGGGACTCAAGGGTGTTGCGCACCACCTGCGGGGTGGGACTGCGGTCCGGGTGCTTGGCCAGGAGTTCGTCCCGCAGCTCCTTCGCGGGACGTGGCTCCTTGTACTGGCCGAGCAGCTCCGCCAACAGATCACCGAGCAGCGGCTGGTGCGACTTGGCCTTCGCTCCGTCCTTCGCCGTCTTGGTGGCCGGGGCGGACTTGGCCGACGCCGAGCGCCGTGCGGTGGTACCGGCGGGAGCCCGCTTCGCCTTTGCGACGGGCGGCTCGTCCTGCGACTGCTCCGGCACACGGGACGCGTCCGCGAAACTCGCGTACCGCTCGGCGAGGTTGAGGATGTCCGAGAGAAGGGCTTCCTCCTGCTTCAGGACGTTGATCCTCTCCGCCAGCTCCTGTTGCCGCCGACGGTTCTCCTCCAGGTCCGATGCGGCTTGCGCTACGTACCGCGACCGGAGCGTGGCGGCTGATTGGCTGGTCACAACCGTTCACTCCCTGGGTATGACTGACATGTGCGCATGGTACCCACGCCCGAGGGCCGCGTGTGGACGAGTGCCAGCGCCAGATGGCTCGCGCCCTTCGTAGGTACTGTCCGGTAAGTGTGTCCTAGAAGCATGTATGCGCGCTGGGCCCCCCACTGCGCCACCTGAGGTGTGTTGCCGCGTCGTGAACCGAGGCCCAGCCGTCGGTGTGCTGATCTCGACGGCTGCCGCTGAACAGGTTGCGCGGGACCCTGAAGACCGTGGCCGCGCGCGGAGCCCCGCGTTCGCCAGGACCGCGGGCGCTCGGGTGAGGGGTCAGCGGGCGGCGGCCGCGGGTGCCGACTTCTTGCGGGCCCGGTACGCGGCGGCCTTGATCTTGTTGCCGCAGGACTCCATGCCGCACCACTGGCGCCGCATGCCCCGGGAACGGTCGATGTAGACCCGGGTGCACTCGGGGTTGCCGCATTCCTTCATCAGTGGCACGTCGGGGCCGCTGAGCAGCTCGACGGCCTGCCGGGCGACGGTGGCCAGGGCCTGCTCCGGTGTCGCGTCGGTGTGCCGGCCCGACAGGGTGAGCTGGGGCGTCGCAGGCGTCTTGCGTGCGGCGGCGTTGAGGACGCCGAGCGCCTCCCGGTTGAACTCATCGCCGAGCCTGCGGTCGGTGACGAGCCGGTAGACGGCCTCACGCACGGTCGTGGCCTCGCGGACGTCGTCCTCCCCGCCGGGAGTGACCGTGTCCACCAGCCCGGACTCCAGGTACCAGGCGTTCAGCCGCTCCGGCGTCACGAACATCTCGAACCGGGCCGAGCGTCGGGCCCGGAGCGTGGCCGCGAAGTCGAGAGCCGGGTGCCCGCATACGAAGACATGGTCAAGATTCACATCACCATCTTGACAGGTGACGTGTGGGGATGCAAGAACCGTCACCGCTTCAGACGGTTCAGACCGGCGGCGCCCCTCGCGATCGTACGACAGCAGATACGGCCCTGCAGGTCAACTGCCCTGCAGGTCAGAGTCCTCGACGGGGCGGCCGACGAGGGACGGGCCCGCCTCCTCCCGGGCCCCGGCTCCGCGCTCCAGGCGCACTGCGCGGCCCTGCCATCGGCGGCGCAGCCAGCGGTCGTGGCTGGCGACGACGATCGCGCCGGGTCCCGGCCCCAGGGCGGCTTCCAGCTCGTCGCACAGCCGTGGGGAAAGGTGGTTGGTGGGCTCGTCGAGGAGGAGGAGCTGGGGCGGGCGTGCGGCCAGGAGGGCCAGGGCGAGACGCCGACGCTGGCCCACGGACAGGTGGCCGACCGGTTTGTCCAGGTCCGCCTCGTGCATCAGGCCGAGCGAGCTCA from Streptomyces sp. CC0208 carries:
- a CDS encoding CGNR zinc finger domain-containing protein, with the translated sequence MNLDHVFVCGHPALDFAATLRARRSARFEMFVTPERLNAWYLESGLVDTVTPGGEDDVREATTVREAVYRLVTDRRLGDEFNREALGVLNAAARKTPATPQLTLSGRHTDATPEQALATVARQAVELLSGPDVPLMKECGNPECTRVYIDRSRGMRRQWCGMESCGNKIKAAAYRARKKSAPAAAAR